A stretch of Acipenser ruthenus chromosome 1, fAciRut3.2 maternal haplotype, whole genome shotgun sequence DNA encodes these proteins:
- the LOC131737914 gene encoding focadhesin-like isoform X2 codes for MQGNSILALTGLAVAITNYENSLPSDVESTQEKSYSGENTASAIARSCAALALSLMVPLLITSHKESIEEILNTLTAVLPGKPHADKSQAEQFHTGLALGMFLSCFNEERVSTGCILGVGLVLSLMSQNSQTESRVHVAVTMDKLLDSLEESSNQGRMLQVPSPSPWSWWIKCPVISVREACFNIQSRCRNPAILH; via the exons ATGCAAGGGAACTCAATATTAGCTCTTACTGGGCTTGCGGTGGCCATAACCAACTATGAGAACAGCCTGCCATCAGATGTTGAGAGCACACAAGAG AAATCGTACTCTGGAGAGAACACAGCCAGTGCCATTGCACGCTCCTGTGCTGCCCTGGCTTTGTCCCTGATGGTGCCACTGTTGATCACATCCCACAAGGAGAGCATCGAGGAGATCCTAAACACACTCACGGCAGTGTTGCCAGGGAAACCACATGCAGACAAGTCCCAGGCTGAGCAGTTCCACACAGGTCTCGCTTTGGGAATGTTTCTGTCCTGTTTTAATGAGGAGCGGGTCAG CACTGGATGCATCTTGGGAGTTGGTCTTGTGCTTTCCTTGATGAGCCAGAACAGTCAAACTGAGTCCCGTGTGCATGTAGCTGTGACCATGGACAAGCTGCTTGACAGCCTGGAGGAGAGCAGCAACCAGGGCCGGATGCTGCAA GTCCCGAGTCCATCCCCTTGGAGCTGGTGGATTAAATGTCCAGTCATATCTGTGAGAGAGGCATGTTTTAATATCCAGTCAAG GTGCAGAAATCCAGCAATTCTGCATTGA
- the LOC131737914 gene encoding focadhesin-like isoform X1 — protein sequence MQGNSILALTGLAVAITNYENSLPSDVESTQEKSYSGENTASAIARSCAALALSLMVPLLITSHKESIEEILNTLTAVLPGKPHADKSQAEQFHTGLALGMFLSCFNEERVSTGCILGVGLVLSLMSQNSQTESRVHVAVTMDKLLDSLEESSNQGRMLQVPSPSPWSWWIKCPVISVREACFNIQSRSENLASFFALSIRSSRITGSKDKKKKKSSNTRPQDNQSHCAGHGAGLSGCELSS from the exons ATGCAAGGGAACTCAATATTAGCTCTTACTGGGCTTGCGGTGGCCATAACCAACTATGAGAACAGCCTGCCATCAGATGTTGAGAGCACACAAGAG AAATCGTACTCTGGAGAGAACACAGCCAGTGCCATTGCACGCTCCTGTGCTGCCCTGGCTTTGTCCCTGATGGTGCCACTGTTGATCACATCCCACAAGGAGAGCATCGAGGAGATCCTAAACACACTCACGGCAGTGTTGCCAGGGAAACCACATGCAGACAAGTCCCAGGCTGAGCAGTTCCACACAGGTCTCGCTTTGGGAATGTTTCTGTCCTGTTTTAATGAGGAGCGGGTCAG CACTGGATGCATCTTGGGAGTTGGTCTTGTGCTTTCCTTGATGAGCCAGAACAGTCAAACTGAGTCCCGTGTGCATGTAGCTGTGACCATGGACAAGCTGCTTGACAGCCTGGAGGAGAGCAGCAACCAGGGCCGGATGCTGCAA GTCCCGAGTCCATCCCCTTGGAGCTGGTGGATTAAATGTCCAGTCATATCTGTGAGAGAGGCATGTTTTAATATCCAGTCAAGGTCAGAAAACCTTGCTTCGTTTTTTGCCTTGTCAATTAGAAGTTCCCGAATTACTGGaagcaaagacaaaaaaaaaaaaaaaagctcaaataCACGTCCACAAGATAACCAATCTCACTGTGCAGGCCACGGAGCGGGGCTCTCCGGTTGTGAActcagctcctga